TGAGCTACTCCAGGGTAACAATGCCAGGTGGGCTATGTATATTTCTGATTGTGATCATAGAAAACCTGAACTTTGCCACACCGCTGACACTGACAGCCATGAGCCTCGAGCGCTATGTGGCAATCTGCATGCCCCTGCGCCACAGTGAACTCTCCACCCCCGTGAGGGCCATGCACTGCATCCTACTCATCCAGGCTCTCAGCTCTATTGAATGGATCATCGTGATCTCCATCCTCTTCTCGGCTGTACCTCTGAGGTTCTACACCTCTCCTCTAGTCTGCAGTTTCGAGCAGATTATTGTGTTCTCCTGGCAGGGCCACGTCAGCTCGGCTCTGTGTCAGTTCTACTTCCTGGTAATGTCCGtagtcatagctttcacctatgTGAAGATCATGGTGGCTGCCAGACATGCTTCATCAGACAGTAATAAGTCCACCAATAAGGGCCTGAGGACAGTTATTCTCCATAGCTTACAGTTACTCCTTTGTTTGATCCAGTTCTGGTGTCCTATGATAGAATTGGCTATAATGAAGATCAATTTCAATGTTTTTATTCATCTTAGGTATATTGACTATATTATTTTTATTCTTGCCCCTCGATGTCTGAGTCCACTTGTGTATGGATTAAGGGATAAGGATTTTTTGGTGGTTATGAAATATTATGCCCTGTTTGGATATTCTAAAAAAGTATTTATATTTAATATGGACAAGCCTaatcgtaaaaaaaaaaaaaaaaatcccatgcACACCTGTAAGGTAAATGCTGGCAACGTGTAATACTGAATTATGTTTATTGAGGCAATTTTCTTACATCTGTAAGAGGATCAAAAGGTATCGTATGTTTCAGGTGTCAGTTTATGACCCAGTTTTTCTATGGTTATCTTATGTTATGTCAGAGATGTCAAACATTTACAGCCTGCAGATTGATTTCACTCGTGTAAAATTAATGTaaatttttggtcatttagttcAATTGTTTTTCTTTGCTGATATTTGGCCTTCCTAATCTCTGTAACAGAAATAGTATTTTACTCCCCATTGCTGAGCGACAGTTAGACATTTCTATTAAACTTCAATAATTTATACCAataggtagttacagtcttgtcccatcgctgcaacccccgtacggactcgggataGGCGAAGGTTGAGAGCTATGCATCCTATGAAACACAAccccgcactgcttcttgacatacTGCTTGGTTAACCctgaagccagctgcaccaatgtgacagatgaaacaccgtacacctggcgacagtatgcatgcgcccggcccgccacaggagtcactagagcgcaatgggacaaggacatcccggccggccaaaccctcccctaacccagatgacgctgggccaaatgtgcgccgcctcatgggtctcccggtcggctggactggctgcgacacagcccggtatCGAACCTGGATCTGTAGTGACGgcgctagcactgcgatgcagtgccttagaccgctgtgccactcgggaggcctaacGTCAATAATTTCTGTCTCTATTTGTCATGGTTCCTTGATTCTATAAAAATAAACTGTAAAAGTTCAATAACATTTATAATGTTTCAAACCCTATCTCTATTGTTTCAGAAGTTCATGTTAGTGGCCATTTTTTCATGATAGAGACCCAGGGAGAACACACTGTTTGGCCCTGGCCCCAGCTCTCTTCATTACTGATGCATGACTTCTGTCAAGAGCAGACCAAGCCCTGGTGTGCTGCTCTCAACAGAGTAATCCTGTTTGCCAAACAAAAGAAAACATATGGTTGCCCAATTAGGCTCGACTCAGAAGCGCTCCGTTAATAATCAACCAGTCTGTTAATTACTAATCAGGGAACAGGGGacccgctctctctctacctgtactCTGGAAATATCTGGCAAAATAGTGAACACGCCTCCCTGTTCATCAAATGCAATCCATGCAAGTCCCCTCACAAACAACCCCATCCCAATGTCTCCTTTACGGTTTCATCATTCTCTCTGAAAACAATAACAAACGCTGGTAGATGGACCTGCCATTTACTTTAGGCCCTGGTCTGCATGCATTTCACTCAAGGTTGATAGAACACCCTTTAAAAAACGGTAAAAGTTCAATAACATTTATAATGTTTCAAACTCTATCTCTGTTGTTTCAGAACTTGATGTTAGTGGCCATCTTTTTCATGACAGAGACCCAGGGAGAACACACTGTTTGGACCTGGCCCCAGCTCTCTTCATTACTGATGCATGACTTCGGTCAAGCTCAGACGAAGTCCTTGTATTCTGCTCTCAACAGAGTCATCTTGTTTGCCAAACAAAAGAAAACATACGGTTGCACAATTTGGCTCGACTCAGAAGCTCTCCGTTAATAATCAACCAGTCTGTTAATGACTAATCAGGGAAGAGGGGACCCGCTCTCTCTCTAACTGTACTCTGGAGATATCTTGCAACACAGAGAACATGCCTCCCTGTTCATCAAATGCAATCCATGCAAGTCCCCTCACAAACAACCCCATCCCAATGTTTCCTTTACGGTTTCATCATTCTCTCTGAAAACTATAACAAACGCTGGTAGACGGACCTGCCTTTTACTCTAGGCCCTGGTCTGCATGCATTTCACCCAAGGTTGATAGAACACCCTTTAAAAATAGAACAAGGTTTTAGACATATACTGTAGTtgatactttattacaaatactGATATCACAGTACTGAGGACAATAAACACATTTGAAGATATATTGATTCAAATTCATAAATAGCAGGCCTCCTGTTCAGCCTTAAATACCCACACCAGtataaatattttttgttgttgttgaaagacgatggccagagcttacccatgatgttgcatGATGATTTAAGTTGTagttttagtcaaagtatgatatatttggcCTTGAAGTGACAAATCGGAACTGCCCACTTCATGCAAATTCATGTGAATGCAGTGTCTTTTCCTATGATATGACATACAAATTATTTTCAGCCAATGTTTCGTTTCATAGGCTAggttttatttgaatgttaccacccaccagcatggcattgtttattaaCCAGTAACAGCTTCAAAGTTATTCCTCTTCACTACTGAGATGAGCCAAACAGCCTTTTGTCCACTTGTCCACTTGAGCCTTTTGTCCACCTGAGCAAATTAAAATAGGGGTGTTTTttgaatgttttttgttttggttgtggcCTTTGCTAAAAACATTCCATTAACTGTTGTTTGCCTATAGCAAAATTCTGCTACGCATAATGTGTTTTTTTTACGTAAAGTATAATGTGTGTGGGGTTATGATTATGTTTTTACACCTCAACTATTTTTTTACCAGAAGATTATCACAATCTATTGGCTAATTTGTCCATTTTCACTTATTTTTTAGCTAGTCTGTATACAAAATATATATGACAATTTTTATAAATGGTACAATTGTGTGAAATGATATCATTTAGCAAACCCGTCGCTCCAAGATTAATGGTTTTGACAACTAAAGTTTTGCTTCACTACATGCTCCACTGCTTTGATTGGTGTAATGTTAGCTGGAAACCACAAGTATCTTTACGGATAATGAAAAGGCACCTGCGAAAGAAGGAACTGATCAcaactcaggatatgacccatatgcagacacaggaggcagatagTTTGTTTCTCAGAATATTTATTATAACAAAGGGccaggcaaagggcaggtcgagggcaggcagaggttcgtaatccaAGGCAGAGTCAATCAGGGAcaaaacggcaggcaggctcagggtctgGACAGGCAAAAAGGTCAGAACCGGGAAGCCTAGAAAACAAGAACTTGAGAACAGGAGAAATGGGAAAcacgctggtaagacctgacaaaacaaggcgaactggcaacagacaaacagaaaacgcatgtataaatacacaggggataatggggaaaatgggagtcacctggtggggggtagagacaagcacaagacaggtgaaacagatcagggtttgACAGAACTTGTAGTTACATGTCATTTGCGGTGTACATGATCATGACcaaagtcattgtagcctatcatttcacttcccctgtgagaaccatgagctGACTTGACGTTGCtttcctttaatttcagaacatAGGGCCCTTTCAAAACATAGGTAATCATTTTCCAAATCCAAACAAAAAGAAACTAAACTGCATGTGAATTCAGTATACTTTATCCCAGCACAGGAATAACTCTCTTGAAGTCCACAAAAACTTAGAAATGGTGTTGGTTGAATAGAGCGCATAGTTTCTCAGATGTGATCATCATTTTAAAGTGATTAAATATGACAAAAtggcctacagtgccttcagaaagtattcgtatccctttacttattccacattttgctgtgttactgCCTGagttaaaaattgattaaattgactGTTTTTCTcgcacatctacacacaataccccattatggcaaagtaaaaacatgttttttgaaatttttgcaattTAAGTGCTTTTGAGGAGGATGGCCTCCTTAATCtaatcctcctcagtgaatttcataaaaataaaaatagtgaaacatttaagaAGTTATCCTTTTaaaataaaactatactaaatatattcctgtcaccaaataattgattaaatcacactgttttgcaatgaaggtctacagtagcctcaccAGCACTCTGTAGGCTAGCACCagggtgtagccagaggacagctagcttccgtcctcctctggtacattgacttcaatccAAAACCTAGACAAAACCTCATGGTTCTCACTCagttccatagacttacacagtaattatgacaacttccggaggatgtcctccaacctatcagcgCTCTTGCAGAAtgaactgtggtcctctgtagctcaattggtagagcatggcgcttgtaacgccagggtagtgggtttgatccccgggaacacccatacgtaaaaatgtatgcacacatgactgtaagtcgctttggataaaagcgtctgctaaattgcatattatattataactgacatgttgtccattaGAGAATGAATccagtactgaaagcataagctacagctagctagcactgcagcgTATAAAATCTGgtaagtagttgactcaaagagagagaaagacaatagttgaacagttttgaacaaattaatttattcatgaaggagaagcaagagcacgagagcgagagagagagagagagagattttttcaATTTCACTTTAATTCACTTATCTAGCAAATACAGCTAGCttatttagcctactcaaacaccctgctcaaatagGTAGCTGGCTttgactatccaacactggaactcttccaagtcaaagtaagcttttggttttacacatttattttgccGCCGcggcctgccggtgtaactgctaaactgcttactgactatacactgtactgcatgattgtagcgttTTTTTCTAACGCGTTTGTTCTATTAGCTAGattgactatgatgttactttagctaatacgatgtaggctgtgtgtagctgtAAGTGGTTATTGTCaagggcgacgtgtatgcggtgagagaagtcaagcgcaggacacagagctactggcagacgtactttactagtcagtaaagaacatacaaaacaaaacctcctaacagggaggaaaacaaatACACGCATACGACAACAGCAATGCCGACCATACgagacacaaaacaataacacacaattaccaaacgagagacatgggtaaatatagggactacaatcaaacataatagcatacaggtgtaaccactcaagacagaacaagacaaacaccgaaacatcgatcggcagcagctagtactccggggacgacgaacgccgaagcctgcccgagcaaggaagaggagcagcttcggcagaatccgtgacagttatAATATGGTGTGTCTTCTAAAGTTTTTTTTGACTGGTCATAGACAGCTGATgagttgtgcattgaagtccacaagcgaaggaaaaaggtgagaggaggagagcgcatagatccGAGATGGATTACAACGTGGCTGctttgaaagtgaactgtgtattcattccgccgattctgttgaaaaacgtttcttaagcggaagcaaacggaacgaaacagggataactctcgtttgcaactgttggactaatgattagctacagtggggaaaaaaagtatttagtcagccaccaattgtgcaagttctcccacttaaaaagatgagtgaggcctgtaattttcatcataggtacacgtcaactatgacagacaaaatgagaaaaaaaaatccagaaaatcacattgtaggatttttaatgaatttatttgcaaattatggtggaaaatatgtatttggtcaataacaaaagtttctcaatactttgttatataccctttgttgccaatgacacaggtcaaacgttttctgtaagtcttcacaagggtttcacacactgttgctggtattttggcccattcctccatgcagatctcctctagagcagtgatgttttggggctgtcgctgggcaacacagacattcaactccctccaaagattttctatggggttgagatctggagactggctaggccactccaggaccttgaaatgcttcttacgaagccactccttcgttgcccgggcggtgtgtttgggatcattcacatgctgaaagacccagccacgtttcatcttcaatgcccttgctgatggaaggaggttttcactcaaaatctcacgatacat
The DNA window shown above is from Coregonus clupeaformis isolate EN_2021a chromosome 6, ASM2061545v1, whole genome shotgun sequence and carries:
- the LOC121568172 gene encoding odorant receptor 131-2-like, which translates into the protein MPNTSQGSEGSEGSFELPTVQYQRPLNDKVVIVQVLIGIFLYINFLMIVTFFKKEAFFTNTRYIFFAHTLVCDSMFLVLTDVLLLMSYSRVTMPGGLCIFLIVIIENLNFATPLTLTAMSLERYVAICMPLRHSELSTPVRAMHCILLIQALSSIEWIIVISILFSAVPLRFYTSPLVCSFEQIIVFSWQGHVSSALCQFYFLVMSVVIAFTYVKIMVAARHASSDSNKSTNKGLRTVILHSLQLLLCLIQFWCPMIELAIMKINFNVFIHLRYIDYIIFILAPRCLSPLVYGLRDKDFLVVMKYYALFGYSKKVFIFNMDKPNRKKKKKNPMHTCKVNAGNV